A genomic stretch from Bradyrhizobium sp. 195 includes:
- the prfA gene encoding peptide chain release factor 1 translates to MSSLPESKLDVLLAHHASLEAESLGQLASERYVQITRELAEITPLIEAVKAYRSAVKELADTEALIADPATDAEMRGMAEAERDELAPKIEELVQKIRVALLPKDAMDDRNVVLEIRAGTGGDEASLFAGDLFRMYERFAALQGWKVEVISASEGTVGGYKEIIAEVQGRGAFSKLKFESGVHRVQRVPDTETQGRIHTSAATVAVLPEVEDVDVDIKNDDLRIETMRAQGAGGQHVNKTESAIRITHIPTGIVVMMQDSRSQHKNRASAMNILRSRIYDAERQRVDAARSAERKEKVGSGDRSERIRTYNFPQGRVTDHRINLTLYKLPQVIAGEALGELTDALTTEHQAAQLAAQGAAA, encoded by the coding sequence ATGTCGTCACTCCCCGAATCCAAGCTGGACGTCCTGCTCGCCCATCATGCCTCGCTCGAAGCCGAATCGCTGGGGCAGCTCGCCTCCGAACGCTACGTGCAGATCACGCGCGAGCTCGCCGAGATCACGCCGCTGATCGAAGCGGTGAAGGCTTACCGTTCCGCCGTCAAGGAGCTGGCCGACACCGAGGCGCTGATCGCCGATCCCGCGACCGATGCTGAGATGCGCGGCATGGCGGAAGCCGAACGCGACGAGCTCGCACCGAAAATCGAGGAGCTGGTCCAGAAGATCCGCGTTGCGCTGCTGCCCAAGGACGCCATGGACGATCGCAACGTGGTGCTGGAAATCCGCGCCGGCACCGGCGGCGACGAGGCCTCGCTGTTTGCCGGAGACCTGTTCCGGATGTACGAGCGCTTCGCTGCCTTGCAGGGCTGGAAGGTCGAGGTGATCTCGGCCAGCGAAGGCACCGTCGGCGGCTACAAGGAAATCATCGCGGAGGTGCAGGGGCGCGGCGCATTCTCCAAGCTGAAGTTCGAGTCCGGCGTGCATCGCGTGCAGCGCGTGCCCGACACCGAGACGCAGGGGCGCATCCACACTTCGGCCGCGACAGTCGCCGTGCTGCCGGAGGTCGAGGATGTCGACGTCGACATCAAGAACGACGATCTGCGCATCGAGACCATGCGCGCGCAGGGAGCCGGCGGCCAGCACGTCAACAAGACCGAGTCTGCGATCCGCATCACCCACATCCCGACCGGCATCGTGGTGATGATGCAGGACAGCCGTTCGCAGCACAAGAATCGCGCCTCCGCCATGAACATTCTGCGCTCGCGCATCTACGACGCCGAGCGCCAGCGTGTCGACGCCGCGCGCTCGGCCGAGCGCAAGGAGAAGGTCGGCTCCGGCGACCGCTCTGAGCGCATCCGCACCTATAATTTTCCGCAAGGGCGCGTCACCGACCACCGCATCAATCTGACGCTCTACAAGCTGCCGCAGGTGATCGCGGGCGAAGCGCTGGGCGAGCTGACCGACGCGCTGACCACCGAGCACCAGGCCGCGCAACTCGCCGCACAGGGCGCAGCGGCCTGA
- a CDS encoding MarR family winged helix-turn-helix transcriptional regulator: MAESKRKTGHTARAAPAKGGAMREADYTALAQFRRQLRTFLAFSEAAAQNAGLTPQQHQALLAIKGLAGPDGASVGDIAGFLLIRHHTAVELVDRMGKLKLIGREADPEDARRVLVKLTAKGEQKLRSLSRIHLDELSAAAPALAKLLRSFRAKAR, encoded by the coding sequence ATGGCTGAATCGAAACGGAAGACTGGACACACGGCGCGTGCTGCTCCCGCAAAGGGCGGCGCAATGCGTGAGGCCGATTACACGGCGCTTGCCCAATTCCGCCGCCAGTTGCGAACCTTCCTTGCTTTCAGCGAAGCCGCGGCCCAGAACGCCGGGTTGACCCCGCAGCAGCACCAGGCGTTGCTGGCGATCAAGGGATTGGCAGGCCCCGACGGCGCCAGCGTCGGCGACATCGCCGGCTTCCTCCTGATCCGGCACCATACGGCGGTGGAGCTGGTGGATCGCATGGGGAAACTGAAGCTGATCGGCCGGGAAGCCGATCCCGAGGACGCAAGGCGCGTTCTCGTCAAGCTGACGGCCAAGGGCGAGCAGAAGCTGCGGTCGCTCTCGCGCATTCATCTGGACGAGCTGAGTGCCGCCGCTCCCGCCTTGGCCAAGCTCCTGCGATCGTTCCGGGCCAAGGCACGCTGA
- a CDS encoding substrate-binding protein: protein MTDDLVRRGLSRRGLLQTTAGLIGGSVLPAMPAFAEDKPIGTYPAGVSGSTAFIGISVPRTGTYAVQGEDELKGYQLAIEHINSGHDLIKKISPKTSKGVLGKELKFGVADSAAKPNEAVQAQQRFISENKAIMITGGTSSAVAVALNKLAQREKVIFVCGISGSNDTTGKDCVRYGFRQNFFGQTAAAAIGPVMVKEFGKGKKAAYLTPDYTYGHTVTKSMQDFLAAAGWTTVTNQVAPLGAPDYSSYLLNVANSGADVLINVNWGHDAVLSTKQAKQFGVLDKMKLVVPYQVPFIARETGGLMQGVYAATDYWWTIEDKFPLAKMFNEAFEKKYGYKPEWGAENAYVSFAHWARMCEQAGSFNPPDVIKAYEKGETIPSLVGDVHYRSEDHQCVRPVIIVKGKQQKDMKNKEDWYDVVEVVPGEGLMQKPDAFGCHPGDYS from the coding sequence ATGACTGACGATCTCGTCCGCCGCGGCCTCTCGCGCCGCGGCTTGCTCCAGACCACAGCGGGTCTCATCGGCGGCTCGGTGCTGCCGGCGATGCCGGCCTTTGCCGAAGACAAGCCGATCGGCACGTATCCCGCGGGCGTTTCGGGTTCCACCGCCTTCATCGGCATCTCGGTGCCGCGCACGGGAACCTATGCCGTTCAGGGCGAGGACGAGCTCAAGGGCTATCAACTCGCGATCGAGCACATAAACAGCGGTCACGACCTGATCAAGAAGATCTCGCCGAAGACAAGCAAGGGCGTGCTCGGCAAGGAGCTCAAGTTTGGCGTCGCGGATTCCGCGGCCAAACCGAACGAGGCGGTGCAGGCGCAGCAGCGCTTCATCAGCGAGAACAAGGCGATCATGATCACCGGCGGCACGTCGAGCGCTGTCGCGGTCGCGCTCAACAAGCTCGCCCAGCGCGAGAAGGTGATCTTCGTGTGCGGCATTTCCGGCTCGAACGACACCACCGGCAAGGACTGCGTCCGCTACGGCTTCCGCCAGAACTTCTTCGGCCAGACCGCCGCGGCGGCGATCGGCCCCGTCATGGTCAAGGAATTCGGCAAGGGCAAGAAGGCCGCGTACCTCACGCCGGACTACACCTACGGTCACACCGTCACCAAGTCGATGCAGGACTTCCTTGCGGCCGCTGGCTGGACCACCGTGACCAACCAGGTGGCGCCGCTCGGCGCCCCCGACTACTCCTCGTATCTTCTGAACGTCGCGAATTCCGGCGCCGATGTGCTGATCAATGTCAATTGGGGCCACGACGCGGTGCTGTCGACCAAGCAGGCCAAGCAGTTCGGTGTCCTCGACAAGATGAAGCTGGTGGTGCCGTATCAGGTGCCGTTCATCGCGCGCGAGACCGGCGGCCTGATGCAGGGCGTCTACGCCGCCACCGACTATTGGTGGACGATCGAGGACAAGTTCCCGCTGGCCAAGATGTTCAACGAGGCCTTCGAGAAGAAGTACGGCTACAAGCCGGAATGGGGCGCCGAAAACGCCTATGTCAGCTTCGCGCACTGGGCGCGCATGTGCGAGCAGGCCGGCAGCTTCAATCCGCCTGACGTGATCAAGGCCTACGAGAAGGGCGAGACCATCCCCTCTCTCGTCGGCGACGTGCACTACCGCTCCGAAGATCACCAGTGCGTCCGCCCGGTGATCATCGTCAAGGGCAAGCAGCAGAAGGACATGAAGAACAAGGAAGATTGGTACGACGTGGTCGAGGTCGTCCCCGGTGAAGGCCTGATGCAAAAACCGGACGCCTTCGGCTGCCATCCCGGCGACTACAGCTGA
- a CDS encoding branched-chain amino acid ABC transporter permease codes for MISWPNLVSQLFNGLALGALLALISSGLTIIYGTLGVLNLAHGAMFMIGGYAGFVAYQYTESFVLAVIAGSLFVMLLGVLMERVIIRHFYHRPHEDQLLVTFGLGICFVELVRLIFSSQSQLVPPPALFQGITNLGFMFYPTYRLAVVGIVAVALGALFIILYRTRLGMIVRAGIEDSVMVDSLGINVYRVFMVVFGIGAMAAGFAGIINAPVVSLTPGIGDDILVQTFVVVVIGGVGSFPGAILGGLIAGEIISVTSMFNPGYAYVMLFAVMTLVLVVRPHGLLGVQGRE; via the coding sequence ATGATCAGTTGGCCCAACCTCGTTTCGCAGCTCTTCAACGGGCTGGCGCTCGGCGCGCTGCTCGCGCTGATCAGCTCCGGTCTGACCATCATCTACGGCACGCTCGGCGTGCTCAACCTCGCGCATGGCGCGATGTTCATGATCGGCGGCTATGCCGGCTTCGTCGCCTACCAGTATACGGAATCGTTCGTCCTCGCCGTCATCGCGGGGTCGCTGTTCGTGATGCTGCTCGGCGTGCTCATGGAGCGCGTCATCATCCGCCATTTCTATCATCGCCCGCACGAGGATCAGCTGCTGGTGACCTTCGGTCTCGGCATCTGTTTCGTCGAGCTCGTGCGTCTGATCTTCTCGAGCCAGTCACAGCTGGTGCCGCCGCCGGCGCTGTTCCAGGGCATCACCAATCTCGGCTTCATGTTCTATCCGACCTATCGCCTCGCCGTGGTCGGCATCGTCGCGGTCGCGCTCGGCGCGCTGTTCATCATCCTCTACCGGACCCGGCTCGGCATGATCGTGCGCGCCGGCATCGAGGACTCCGTGATGGTCGATTCGCTCGGCATCAACGTCTACCGCGTCTTCATGGTCGTGTTCGGCATCGGCGCGATGGCCGCCGGCTTTGCCGGCATCATCAACGCGCCGGTGGTCTCGCTGACACCGGGCATCGGTGACGACATCCTGGTCCAGACCTTCGTGGTGGTGGTGATCGGCGGCGTCGGCTCGTTCCCCGGCGCGATCCTCGGCGGCCTGATCGCCGGCGAGATCATCAGCGTCACCTCCATGTTCAACCCCGGCTACGCCTATGTGATGCTGTTTGCGGTCATGACGCTCGTGCTCGTGGTGCGACCGCATGGCCTGCTCGGCGTCCAGGGCCGCGAGTAA
- a CDS encoding branched-chain amino acid ABC transporter ATP-binding protein/permease, with protein sequence MLKQRPFLIETLTAIGLIVAPFVLPHLGFAPNTVNRILVWGLFGLGFDILFGFTGLLSFGQSAFYGTGGFVAAYLLTRAGFGNVLGALIIGMIAAAATGYLVGLIALRRTGIYFAMITVAIAQVFFFVEFNPLSDFTGGENGLPGVPTPSFNLGFTTIHFTNGWSLYQFIALCYLIGVIIALRIVRSPVGAILSAIRDNPLRATAVGHNIHGYKLTAFVIAAAYAGFAGGLLGVLQAFMPPDAFTFETSGQLVMQTAIGGRGTLFGPLVGAAVWLFLQDFLQAALGLGAAWKLVLGVVFVLLVCFLRGGIVGGIADLYRLASGKRKRTEAETEQEAADAAATLQSAPAPMQAKEVEHPAYSGPILKATGLTKRYGGLVANSDIDFSVNQGELRGIIGPNGAGKSTFFKMLTCEIAPTSGQIVFEGRDITGLKVTEVCQLGLTKSYQVNQLFTGLTVRQNLTIAALAELRGKFRLDLFRKLSGVKGLTEQVEHTLALVNLTRRADTPVSELAYGEKRRLEIGLALATSPRLLLLDEPLAGMSPRERIETVKLLKSIARERTMIIIDHDMDSLFELVERVTVLQEGRVLVSGTPEEIKTNAAVQEAYLGGVHGEIAA encoded by the coding sequence ATGCTCAAGCAACGCCCATTCCTGATCGAGACGCTGACGGCCATCGGCCTGATCGTGGCTCCCTTTGTGCTGCCGCATCTCGGCTTCGCGCCGAACACCGTGAACCGGATCCTGGTCTGGGGCCTGTTCGGGCTCGGCTTCGACATCCTGTTCGGCTTCACGGGGTTGTTGTCGTTCGGCCAATCCGCCTTCTACGGTACCGGCGGCTTCGTCGCGGCCTATCTCCTGACGCGCGCCGGCTTCGGCAACGTGCTGGGTGCGCTGATCATCGGCATGATCGCGGCCGCCGCGACCGGCTATCTCGTCGGCCTGATCGCGCTGCGCCGGACCGGCATCTATTTCGCCATGATCACCGTGGCGATCGCACAGGTGTTCTTCTTCGTCGAGTTCAATCCGCTCTCGGATTTCACCGGCGGCGAGAACGGCCTGCCCGGCGTGCCGACGCCAAGCTTCAATCTCGGCTTCACCACCATCCACTTCACCAATGGCTGGTCGCTCTATCAATTCATCGCGCTGTGCTACCTTATCGGCGTCATCATCGCGCTCAGGATCGTCCGCTCACCGGTCGGGGCGATTCTGAGCGCGATCCGGGACAATCCGCTGCGCGCCACGGCGGTCGGCCACAACATCCACGGCTACAAGCTGACTGCTTTCGTGATCGCCGCCGCCTACGCGGGGTTTGCCGGCGGCCTGCTCGGTGTGCTCCAGGCCTTCATGCCGCCCGACGCGTTCACCTTCGAGACCTCCGGCCAGCTGGTGATGCAGACCGCGATCGGCGGCAGGGGCACGCTTTTCGGGCCGCTGGTCGGCGCGGCGGTCTGGCTCTTCCTGCAGGATTTCCTGCAGGCCGCGCTCGGGCTCGGAGCGGCCTGGAAGCTGGTGCTCGGTGTCGTGTTCGTGCTGCTGGTCTGCTTCCTGCGCGGCGGCATCGTCGGAGGCATTGCAGATCTCTATCGCCTCGCCTCCGGCAAGCGTAAGCGGACTGAAGCAGAGACTGAACAGGAAGCTGCGGACGCCGCGGCGACACTGCAATCCGCACCAGCGCCGATGCAGGCCAAGGAGGTCGAGCATCCCGCCTATTCCGGACCGATCCTGAAGGCCACCGGCCTCACCAAGCGCTATGGCGGCCTCGTCGCCAACAGCGACATCGATTTCAGCGTCAATCAGGGCGAACTGCGCGGCATCATCGGCCCCAACGGCGCCGGCAAGTCGACCTTCTTCAAGATGCTGACCTGCGAGATCGCGCCGACATCGGGCCAGATCGTGTTCGAGGGCCGCGACATCACGGGATTGAAGGTCACCGAGGTTTGCCAGCTCGGGCTCACCAAGAGCTATCAGGTCAACCAGCTCTTCACTGGCCTCACCGTTCGCCAGAACCTGACGATCGCCGCGCTGGCCGAACTGCGCGGGAAGTTCCGGCTCGATCTGTTCCGCAAGCTCTCGGGCGTCAAGGGCCTGACGGAGCAAGTCGAGCACACGCTGGCACTGGTCAATCTGACCCGCCGCGCCGATACGCCCGTGTCCGAACTCGCCTATGGCGAGAAACGCAGGCTGGAGATCGGGCTTGCGCTCGCGACTTCGCCGCGCCTGCTGCTGCTCGACGAGCCGCTCGCCGGCATGAGCCCGCGCGAGCGCATCGAGACCGTCAAGCTGCTCAAGTCGATCGCGCGCGAGCGCACGATGATCATCATCGACCACGACATGGACTCCCTGTTCGAGCTGGTCGAGCGCGTCACCGTGCTTCAGGAAGGCCGCGTGCTGGTCTCCGGCACGCCCGAAGAAATCAAGACCAACGCCGCGGTGCAGGAAGCCTATCTCGGCGGCGTTCACGGAGAGATCGCCGCATGA
- a CDS encoding ABC transporter ATP-binding protein: protein MSLIEVNGLNSYYGDSHILFDVAMRVERHEVVALLGRNGAGKSTTLKSLMGVVTPRSGSVKFDGVDIAGRRSHKIALAGMQLVHEERRIFGSLSVEENITLAGITAPKRWPLGRIYEMFPRLKERRSNRGTELSGGEQQMLAIARALVRDPKIVLLDEPFEGLAPVIVQDLVKACRELAAAGQTIVLVEQNLAATLALASRIYIINNGHIVHEGPALELKAQPELLQRYLGV from the coding sequence ATGAGCCTGATCGAGGTCAACGGCCTGAACAGCTATTACGGGGACTCCCACATCCTGTTCGACGTCGCCATGCGCGTCGAGCGCCACGAAGTGGTGGCACTGCTCGGCCGCAACGGCGCCGGCAAGAGCACCACGCTGAAGAGCCTGATGGGCGTCGTAACCCCGCGCAGCGGCAGCGTGAAATTCGACGGCGTCGACATCGCCGGACGCAGAAGCCACAAGATCGCGCTGGCCGGCATGCAGCTCGTGCACGAGGAGCGCCGCATCTTCGGCAGCCTGTCGGTGGAGGAGAACATCACCCTTGCAGGGATCACCGCGCCGAAACGCTGGCCGCTCGGCCGCATCTACGAGATGTTTCCCCGGCTGAAGGAGCGTCGTAGCAACCGCGGCACCGAGCTCTCCGGCGGCGAGCAGCAGATGCTCGCAATCGCGCGGGCGCTGGTGCGCGACCCCAAAATCGTGCTGCTGGACGAGCCGTTCGAGGGTCTTGCGCCTGTGATCGTCCAGGATCTCGTCAAGGCCTGCCGCGAGCTGGCGGCCGCCGGCCAGACCATCGTGCTGGTGGAGCAGAATCTGGCGGCGACGCTGGCGCTGGCGAGCCGGATCTACATCATCAACAACGGCCACATCGTGCATGAGGGGCCGGCGCTGGAGCTGAAGGCCCAGCCGGAACTGCTGCAGCGCTATCTCGGCGTTTGA
- a CDS encoding HIT family protein translates to MTAYDDQNVFAKILRGEIPCFEVFRDDRSFAFLDIMPRSPGHTLVIPRAPARGILDIADDDLAAVARTAKRIAIAAMRAFDAEGIILQQFSEPASGQVVFHLHMHVMPVRSDIELLPAQTRKEDMAVLADHAKRMVAALAG, encoded by the coding sequence GTGACGGCCTATGACGACCAGAACGTCTTCGCAAAGATCCTGCGCGGCGAGATACCCTGCTTCGAGGTCTTCAGGGACGATCGCAGCTTCGCCTTCCTCGACATCATGCCGCGCTCGCCCGGACACACGCTGGTCATTCCCCGCGCGCCGGCGCGCGGCATCCTGGATATCGCCGATGACGATCTCGCCGCGGTCGCGAGAACCGCCAAGCGGATCGCGATTGCGGCGATGAGGGCGTTCGATGCCGAGGGCATCATCCTGCAGCAGTTCAGCGAGCCGGCCAGCGGGCAGGTGGTCTTTCACCTGCACATGCACGTCATGCCGGTCAGGTCCGATATCGAGCTATTGCCGGCGCAGACGCGCAAGGAAGACATGGCCGTGCTCGCCGATCACGCCAAACGGATGGTCGCGGCGCTTGCTGGCTGA
- the prmC gene encoding peptide chain release factor N(5)-glutamine methyltransferase produces MVPLTTGFDSGNSIESARRALTARLQTAGIEEPALDARLLVGAALELDLTGLMTQAARKLTPEETARLERYAERRVAHEPVARILGARDFWGMPFRLSEATLVPRPDTETVVELALEIFRELTISGQRPRIADIGVGSGAILLALLHEIPDAFGVGTDVSLTALNTARDNAAALGLAGRAGFVACSYASALGGPFDLIVSNPPYIPSAEIPTLSIEVREHDPHLALDGGNDGYDAYRALIPQAGECLAPGGALIVEAGQGQARNIETLMAAAGLMVDRPPKADLAGIPRAVSARKMPP; encoded by the coding sequence ATGGTTCCATTGACGACAGGCTTCGATTCCGGAAACAGCATAGAGAGTGCGCGGCGCGCCCTCACCGCGCGGCTGCAAACGGCCGGCATCGAGGAACCCGCGCTCGATGCGCGCCTGCTCGTCGGCGCTGCTCTGGAGCTCGATCTGACCGGCCTGATGACGCAGGCGGCACGAAAACTCACGCCTGAGGAGACCGCGCGCCTCGAACGATATGCCGAGCGCCGGGTGGCACATGAGCCGGTCGCCCGCATTCTCGGCGCGCGGGATTTCTGGGGCATGCCGTTCCGGCTGTCCGAGGCGACGCTGGTGCCGCGGCCGGACACCGAGACCGTCGTCGAGCTGGCGCTCGAGATTTTTCGCGAGCTCACGATATCGGGACAACGCCCGCGAATCGCGGATATCGGCGTCGGATCAGGCGCCATCCTGCTCGCGCTGCTGCACGAAATTCCCGATGCGTTTGGCGTCGGCACCGATGTCAGCCTGACGGCGCTCAATACGGCACGCGACAATGCGGCCGCTCTCGGCCTCGCCGGCCGCGCCGGCTTCGTCGCCTGCTCCTATGCGTCGGCGCTCGGCGGCCCGTTCGACCTCATCGTGTCGAACCCGCCCTATATCCCCTCGGCCGAAATTCCGACATTGAGCATCGAGGTGCGCGAGCACGATCCGCATTTGGCGCTCGACGGCGGCAATGACGGCTATGACGCCTACCGCGCCCTGATACCGCAGGCGGGCGAGTGTCTCGCCCCCGGCGGAGCGCTGATCGTCGAGGCTGGCCAAGGCCAGGCGAGAAATATTGAAACCCTTATGGCGGCTGCGGGGTTAATGGTGGACAGGCCACCCAAGGCCGACCTGGCGGGCATTCCGCGGGCCGTTTCGGCCCGAAAAATGCCCCCATAA
- a CDS encoding DUF4167 domain-containing protein has protein sequence MRNGQNKQRMRNRNNNNNNNNNRRSQNPMTRVYESNGPDIKIRGTASHIAEKYLQLARDARSSGDPVAAENYYQHAEHYFRLIAAAQEQFRQNQQPRGDEPVSSHSDDGEDDGENFSNFGQEPGFVPQPPQQSFVRERDGQRDHHQRDHQQRDNQQQPYQRDNQQPREHRERDHRPQPQYQPQPLPANQPQPVIADAGSVDRLPSFITGAQPQVNAGANGGQAGFEGGAGGGERYPRRRRRPHGPRPEREAAPAASSDEVAPGE, from the coding sequence ATGAGAAACGGTCAGAACAAGCAGCGGATGCGCAACCGCAACAACAACAATAACAACAACAACAACCGGCGCAGCCAGAACCCGATGACCCGGGTCTATGAGTCCAACGGACCCGACATCAAGATTCGCGGCACCGCCTCGCACATCGCTGAAAAGTATCTCCAGCTCGCGCGCGACGCGCGTTCCTCCGGCGATCCCGTTGCGGCCGAGAACTACTACCAGCATGCCGAGCATTATTTCCGCCTGATCGCGGCGGCCCAGGAGCAGTTCCGCCAGAACCAGCAGCCGCGCGGTGACGAGCCGGTCAGCAGCCATAGCGACGACGGCGAAGACGACGGCGAGAATTTCTCGAATTTCGGCCAGGAGCCGGGCTTCGTCCCGCAGCCGCCGCAGCAGTCTTTCGTGCGCGAGCGCGACGGCCAGCGCGATCATCACCAGCGTGATCATCAGCAACGCGACAATCAGCAGCAGCCCTATCAGCGTGACAACCAGCAGCCGCGCGAGCACCGCGAGCGCGATCATCGTCCGCAGCCGCAATATCAGCCGCAGCCGCTGCCCGCGAACCAGCCGCAGCCCGTCATCGCCGATGCCGGCAGCGTCGATCGCCTGCCGTCCTTCATCACCGGCGCGCAGCCGCAGGTGAATGCCGGCGCCAATGGCGGCCAGGCCGGTTTCGAGGGCGGTGCCGGCGGTGGCGAACGCTATCCGCGCCGGCGGCGCCGGCCGCATGGTCCGCGCCCCGAGCGCGAGGCAGCTCCAGCCGCCTCGAGCGACGAAGTCGCGCCCGGCGAGTAA